In Columba livia isolate bColLiv1 breed racing homer chromosome Z, bColLiv1.pat.W.v2, whole genome shotgun sequence, one DNA window encodes the following:
- the C1QTNF3 gene encoding complement C1q tumor necrosis factor-related protein 3 isoform X1, whose protein sequence is MAEKDLISWHLLALFFLPFCLCQDEYMEVSRRSYKPVAKVLQSHHQTGHKGSRSREILKQRSQLIEWTVDNSTSTDQKVLRPEVDDVELTTSDRVQPPQTGPQNPDCSSCCRGDFGLRLYQGPPGPPGPPGMPGNHGNNGNNGATGQEGAKGEKGDKGDMGPRGERGHHGPKGEKGYPGIPPELQVAFMASMATHFSNQNSGIIFSSVETNVGNFFDVMTGRFGAPVNGVYFFTFNMMKHEDVEEVYVYLMHNGNTVFSLYSYESKGKADTSGNSAVLKLAKGDEVWLRMGNGALHGDHQRFSTFAGFLLFETK, encoded by the exons atggCAGAGAAGGATTTAATCAGTTGGCATCtactggctttattttttcttccattttgccTGTGTCAAGATGAATACATGGAGGTGAGCAGAAGATCTTATAAACCAGTGGCCAAAGTGTTGCAAAGTCACCACCAGACTGGCCATAAAGGTTCCAGAAGCAGGGAGATATTGAAACAGCGGAGTCAACTCATAGAGTGGACTGTTGATAATAGCACTTCTACAGACCAAAAAGTCCTGAGACCAGAGGTAGATGATGTAGAACTGACTACCTCAGACAGAGTCCAG CCCCCACAAACAGGACCTCAGAATCCAGACTGTAGTTCCTGCTGCCGTGGTGACTTTGGACTTCGACTCTACCAAGGGCCCCCAGGACCTCCCGGGCCCCCTGGGATGCCAG GAAACCATGGAAACAATGGAAATAATGGAGCAACTGGCCAGGAAGGAGCCAAAGGTGAAAAAGGAGACAAAGGAGACATGGGACCGAGAGGAGAGCGTGGCCATCATGGACCCAAAGGCGAGAAGGGTTACCCTGGGATTCCTCCAGAGCTACAG GTCGCATTTATGGCTTCCATGGCTACTCACTTCAGCAACCAGAACAGTGGGATCATCTTCAGCAGTGTTGAAACCAACGTTGGGAATTTTTTTGATGTAATGACTGGGAGATTTGGTGCTCCAGTGAATG GGGTGTACTTCTTCACCTTCAATATGATGAAACATGAAGATGTGGAGGAAGTGTATGTGTACCTGATGCATAATGGCAATACAGTTTTCAGCTTATATAG TTATGAATCTAAAGGGAAAGCAGACACTTCAGGAAACAGCGCGGTGCTAAAACTTGCCAAGGGAGATGAAGTTTGGCTGCGAATGGGCAACGGAGCCCTCCATGGGGACCATCAACGCTTCTCCACCTTTGCTGGGTTTCTGCTTTTTGAAACCaagtaa
- the C1QTNF3 gene encoding complement C1q tumor necrosis factor-related protein 3 isoform X2: protein MAEKDLISWHLLALFFLPFCLCQDEYMEPPQTGPQNPDCSSCCRGDFGLRLYQGPPGPPGPPGMPGNHGNNGNNGATGQEGAKGEKGDKGDMGPRGERGHHGPKGEKGYPGIPPELQVAFMASMATHFSNQNSGIIFSSVETNVGNFFDVMTGRFGAPVNGVYFFTFNMMKHEDVEEVYVYLMHNGNTVFSLYSYESKGKADTSGNSAVLKLAKGDEVWLRMGNGALHGDHQRFSTFAGFLLFETK from the exons atggCAGAGAAGGATTTAATCAGTTGGCATCtactggctttattttttcttccattttgccTGTGTCAAGATGAATACATGGAG CCCCCACAAACAGGACCTCAGAATCCAGACTGTAGTTCCTGCTGCCGTGGTGACTTTGGACTTCGACTCTACCAAGGGCCCCCAGGACCTCCCGGGCCCCCTGGGATGCCAG GAAACCATGGAAACAATGGAAATAATGGAGCAACTGGCCAGGAAGGAGCCAAAGGTGAAAAAGGAGACAAAGGAGACATGGGACCGAGAGGAGAGCGTGGCCATCATGGACCCAAAGGCGAGAAGGGTTACCCTGGGATTCCTCCAGAGCTACAG GTCGCATTTATGGCTTCCATGGCTACTCACTTCAGCAACCAGAACAGTGGGATCATCTTCAGCAGTGTTGAAACCAACGTTGGGAATTTTTTTGATGTAATGACTGGGAGATTTGGTGCTCCAGTGAATG GGGTGTACTTCTTCACCTTCAATATGATGAAACATGAAGATGTGGAGGAAGTGTATGTGTACCTGATGCATAATGGCAATACAGTTTTCAGCTTATATAG TTATGAATCTAAAGGGAAAGCAGACACTTCAGGAAACAGCGCGGTGCTAAAACTTGCCAAGGGAGATGAAGTTTGGCTGCGAATGGGCAACGGAGCCCTCCATGGGGACCATCAACGCTTCTCCACCTTTGCTGGGTTTCTGCTTTTTGAAACCaagtaa